The following proteins come from a genomic window of Streptomyces sp. NBC_00539:
- a CDS encoding sensor histidine kinase — protein MYRLLRAPLQAVTYSRWLHLCVPLLLLAIWMFISPDRPWVPLLIVVPFGFVPWVRLAEGLQARFLLAPDEDDSPVAGITAAPSARWADRWRTLLWLEIRLAVAGAAMFATVALPVLSLQLIAIAVGHPSGAADHAVPFPTPPRWAAAMLAPLPLVLLIVIVVLLGEMITAIARRLLGPSAAERVTALEARTEQLLERTRMARELHDSIGHALTVAVVQAGAARAAGDPAFTERALSAIEETGRAALEDLERVLLVLRESAQPPSQRPTLAEADRLLESARASGADVDVRLRGSLETLPGPVTREGYRILQEALTNVLRHCGPVPVRVRVERAADRLDLEVSNPLPDGPSVITGNGSGLRGMRERAALLGGEAETGPHEGRWRVRARLPLERIP, from the coding sequence ATGTACCGACTGCTCCGCGCACCGCTCCAGGCGGTGACGTACTCCCGCTGGCTGCATCTGTGCGTTCCGTTGTTGCTGCTGGCGATCTGGATGTTCATCTCGCCCGACAGGCCGTGGGTGCCGTTGCTGATCGTCGTCCCCTTCGGATTCGTGCCGTGGGTCCGGCTGGCCGAGGGCCTGCAGGCCCGGTTCCTGCTGGCTCCGGACGAGGACGACTCGCCCGTCGCGGGCATCACCGCGGCCCCCTCGGCGCGTTGGGCCGACCGGTGGCGGACCCTTCTGTGGCTGGAGATACGGCTGGCCGTCGCCGGCGCCGCCATGTTCGCGACCGTCGCCCTGCCGGTACTCAGCCTCCAGCTGATCGCGATCGCGGTCGGACACCCGTCGGGGGCGGCGGACCACGCGGTGCCGTTCCCCACGCCACCGCGTTGGGCGGCTGCCATGCTGGCACCGCTTCCCTTGGTCCTGCTGATCGTCATCGTGGTGCTCCTCGGCGAGATGATCACTGCGATCGCCCGCCGACTGCTGGGGCCGTCCGCGGCGGAGCGGGTGACGGCGCTGGAGGCCAGGACGGAGCAGTTGCTGGAGCGGACCCGGATGGCGCGGGAGCTGCACGACTCGATCGGTCATGCGCTGACCGTCGCCGTCGTGCAAGCCGGCGCGGCGCGGGCCGCCGGGGACCCCGCGTTCACCGAACGGGCGCTGTCCGCGATCGAGGAGACGGGCCGGGCGGCCCTGGAGGACTTGGAGCGGGTCCTGCTGGTCCTGCGGGAGTCGGCACAGCCGCCGTCCCAGCGTCCCACCCTGGCCGAGGCGGACCGGCTCCTGGAGTCGGCGCGCGCTTCAGGGGCGGATGTGGATGTCCGACTGAGGGGTTCGCTCGAGACATTGCCGGGCCCCGTCACCCGGGAGGGGTACCGGATCCTCCAGGAAGCGCTGACCAATGTGCTGAGGCATTGCGGTCCCGTACCCGTCCGGGTGCGGGTCGAAAGGGCCGCGGACCGGCTCGACTTGGAGGTGTCGAACCCGCTCCCGGACGGGCCGAGCGTCATCACGGGCAACGGCAGCGGCCTGCGAGGGATGCGTGAGCGGGCCGCACTGCTCGGCGGGGAGGCCGAGACCGGTCCGCACGAGGGGCGTTGGAGGGTGCGCGCCCGGCTTCCGCTGGAGCGAATACCCTGA
- a CDS encoding alpha/beta fold hydrolase produces MTATVSFPIDSPHGPRTATVAYERKGAGEPLLLLHGIGHHHQAWHPVTDVLAAEHDVIAIDLPGFGLSGPLPHGVPYDLATVAPALGALCSALGVERPHVAGNSLGGLLALEMARGGLVRSVTALSPAGFWSPAERRYAFTALRAMRTGARALPRPALERLSLTAPGRAALTGSIYARPARRSPEAVVAETLALRGATGFDETLAAGVSVRFTVDLPGLPVTIAWGDRDRLLLRRQGVRAKQAIPGARLVRLPGCGHVPMNDDPALVARVILDTARTASPVPAEAVIG; encoded by the coding sequence ATGACCGCCACGGTCTCCTTCCCCATCGATTCGCCGCACGGCCCGCGCACCGCCACCGTCGCCTACGAGCGCAAGGGCGCCGGCGAACCGCTTCTCCTCCTGCACGGCATCGGCCACCACCATCAGGCCTGGCATCCGGTGACCGACGTCCTGGCCGCCGAACACGACGTCATCGCCATCGACCTGCCCGGCTTCGGCCTCTCGGGCCCGCTGCCCCACGGCGTCCCCTACGACCTGGCCACCGTCGCCCCGGCCCTCGGCGCCCTCTGCTCCGCGCTCGGCGTCGAGCGCCCGCACGTCGCAGGGAACTCACTCGGCGGTCTGCTCGCGCTCGAAATGGCCCGCGGCGGCCTCGTCCGCTCGGTCACCGCCCTGTCCCCCGCCGGATTCTGGTCGCCGGCCGAGCGCCGTTACGCCTTCACCGCCCTGCGCGCCATGCGCACCGGAGCCCGGGCGCTGCCCCGCCCCGCGCTGGAGCGGCTCTCCCTCACCGCCCCGGGCCGGGCGGCGCTCACCGGCAGCATCTACGCCCGCCCGGCGCGCCGTTCCCCCGAGGCCGTGGTCGCCGAGACGCTGGCCCTGCGCGGGGCCACCGGCTTCGACGAGACGCTGGCGGCGGGCGTCTCCGTCCGGTTCACCGTCGACCTGCCCGGATTGCCCGTCACCATCGCCTGGGGCGACCGCGACCGGCTGCTCCTGCGCCGCCAGGGCGTCCGCGCGAAGCAGGCCATCCCCGGCGCCCGCCTGGTCCGGCTGCCCGGATGCGGCCACGTCCCGATGAACGACGATCCGGCACTCGTCGCCCGGGTCATCCTCGACACGGCGCGAACCGCCTCCCCCGTGCCCGCGGAAGCGGTGATCGGCTGA
- a CDS encoding response regulator transcription factor yields MPVTVLLVDDEPLVRAGLRAVLEAQPDIEVVGEAADGASVVPLVRQLRPDVVAMDVRMPLLDGIEATRAVLRSVDAPPKILVVTTFENDEYVYQALRAGADGFLLKRARPSEIVHAVRLVAEGETLLFPAAVRALAAEYGNRKARTLLERAALTEREEAVLRLMARGLTNVEIATELIVGTETVKSHVSAILAKLGARDRTQAVITAYESGFVCPA; encoded by the coding sequence ATGCCGGTTACCGTACTGCTCGTCGATGACGAACCCCTGGTGCGCGCGGGCTTGCGTGCCGTTCTCGAAGCCCAGCCTGACATCGAGGTCGTCGGCGAGGCGGCGGACGGGGCGTCCGTGGTCCCGCTGGTGCGGCAACTGCGTCCGGACGTGGTGGCGATGGACGTACGGATGCCGCTGCTCGACGGGATCGAGGCGACGCGTGCGGTGCTGCGCTCCGTGGACGCACCGCCGAAGATCCTCGTGGTCACCACCTTCGAGAACGACGAGTACGTCTACCAGGCGCTGCGTGCCGGGGCCGACGGGTTCCTGCTGAAACGAGCCCGGCCGTCGGAGATCGTGCACGCGGTACGGCTCGTCGCGGAAGGCGAGACCCTCCTCTTCCCGGCCGCGGTGCGGGCGCTGGCAGCGGAGTACGGCAACCGCAAGGCCCGGACGCTGCTGGAGCGGGCCGCGCTCACCGAACGCGAGGAGGCGGTGCTCCGGCTGATGGCGCGGGGGCTGACCAATGTGGAGATCGCCACCGAGCTGATCGTCGGCACGGAGACGGTCAAGTCCCACGTCAGCGCGATCCTGGCGAAGCTGGGTGCGCGCGACCGGACCCAGGCGGTCATCACGGCGTACGAGTCCGGATTCGTCTGCCCCGCCTGA
- a CDS encoding GNAT family N-acetyltransferase — MTDRNPASAQRPHRHHWRRDLVELAALFCAVAVADGIANLVAHGPRGPVLLVASAVALLVTAAFHTWWARRHSHAPPPDPAHPDPGGKTATPATTTTRTTATTATTTAAALWRMRTTVRDEPGSLAALCSALAHNGVDILTLQTHPLPEGGTVDEFLLRAPQELPSADLTRAIAGAGGRSTWIERADAHDLVDTPTRVLGLATRTALDAAELPLALRQLLGRCTIHSIPATTLSGRPNAGADAPVEGVLEATVMRLRDPSGGAITVERPYLPFTPTEFARARALVELDARLGPRVPRSQDVLTLPEGNEITVRRADGSDRAAARAMHDRCSERTLGLRYHGPVADADRYLGHLLSPRFGRTLAATTASGKLVALGHLLWDGDETEVALLIEDDWQRRGIGSELLRRLIAMAVEAGCDSVYAVTQAANTGMVAAMRGLGLPLDYQIEEGTLVITARLDATPVTSRLPYEVPRERPAYETRHRG, encoded by the coding sequence ATGACTGACCGTAACCCCGCCTCCGCCCAGCGTCCCCACCGCCACCACTGGCGCCGTGACCTCGTCGAACTCGCCGCCCTGTTCTGCGCCGTCGCGGTCGCCGACGGCATCGCCAACCTCGTCGCCCACGGCCCCAGGGGCCCCGTCCTGCTGGTGGCCTCGGCCGTCGCACTGCTGGTCACAGCGGCGTTCCACACCTGGTGGGCACGCCGCCACAGCCACGCGCCGCCGCCGGACCCGGCCCACCCCGACCCGGGCGGCAAGACCGCGACGCCCGCCACCACGACGACGAGGACCACGGCCACGACGGCCACCACGACCGCGGCCGCCCTGTGGCGGATGCGCACGACGGTACGGGACGAGCCCGGCAGCCTGGCCGCGCTCTGCTCGGCCCTCGCCCACAACGGCGTGGACATCCTCACCCTCCAGACCCACCCGCTGCCCGAAGGCGGCACCGTCGACGAGTTCCTGCTCCGCGCCCCTCAGGAGCTGCCCTCCGCCGACCTGACCCGGGCCATCGCCGGCGCGGGCGGCCGCAGTACCTGGATCGAGCGCGCCGACGCCCACGACCTGGTCGACACCCCGACCCGGGTACTGGGCCTCGCCACCCGCACCGCCCTGGACGCCGCCGAACTCCCCCTGGCCCTGCGCCAGCTGCTCGGTCGCTGCACCATCCACTCCATCCCCGCGACCACCCTCTCCGGCCGCCCCAACGCGGGCGCCGACGCCCCGGTCGAGGGGGTCCTGGAGGCGACGGTGATGCGGCTGCGCGACCCGTCGGGCGGGGCCATCACCGTCGAACGCCCCTACCTGCCCTTCACCCCCACCGAGTTCGCCCGAGCCCGGGCCCTCGTCGAACTCGACGCGCGCCTGGGCCCGCGCGTACCGCGCAGCCAGGACGTACTGACGCTGCCCGAGGGCAACGAGATCACCGTGCGCCGTGCCGACGGCTCCGACCGGGCCGCCGCCCGCGCCATGCACGACCGCTGCTCCGAGCGGACGCTGGGCCTGCGCTACCACGGCCCGGTCGCCGACGCCGACCGCTACCTGGGGCACCTGCTGAGCCCCCGCTTCGGCCGTACCCTCGCCGCCACCACCGCGTCCGGCAAGCTCGTCGCCCTCGGCCACCTGCTGTGGGACGGTGACGAGACCGAGGTGGCGCTGCTCATCGAGGACGACTGGCAACGCCGGGGCATCGGTTCCGAGCTGCTGCGCCGCCTCATCGCCATGGCCGTCGAAGCCGGCTGCGACAGCGTGTACGCCGTCACCCAGGCCGCCAACACCGGCATGGTCGCCGCGATGCGCGGCCTCGGCCTGCCCCTCGACTACCAGATCGAGGAGGGCACCCTGGTGATCACGGCGCGGCTGGACGCGACACCGGTCACCTCCCGGCTCCCGTACGAAGTCCCGCGCGAGCGGCCCGCGTACGAGACGCGCCACCGGGGCTGA
- a CDS encoding GntR family transcriptional regulator — protein sequence MGTTQLESVPEPKYWHLKTVLSEALDQDFAVGEVLPNERELAARFGVARATLRQALEQLELEGRLQRRRGVGTTVAPPRVGVAVGSTGHSWPGESGDGWENVDAALAVAPASVRTLLAAGPGFAADQPVHTVRRTRVTQGQVVAAELLYVPAGSVPGLSAIDAPAGPARARAVLRELQRLTLDGQDRSVELGSARADDAKELDRLPGAPVLLVTTRYFTAEGTAAVSVATYRADTCRLTFGDAGVEIADTCAAS from the coding sequence GTGGGGACCACGCAGCTCGAATCGGTGCCGGAGCCGAAGTACTGGCACCTGAAGACCGTTCTCAGCGAGGCGCTGGACCAGGACTTCGCCGTGGGTGAGGTCCTGCCCAACGAGCGCGAGCTCGCCGCCCGCTTCGGCGTCGCCCGCGCCACCCTGCGTCAGGCGCTGGAGCAGCTGGAGCTGGAAGGGCGGCTGCAGCGGCGCCGGGGCGTCGGCACCACCGTCGCCCCGCCCCGGGTGGGCGTCGCCGTCGGCAGTACGGGCCACAGCTGGCCGGGGGAGAGCGGCGACGGCTGGGAGAACGTGGACGCGGCCCTGGCCGTCGCGCCCGCCTCGGTCCGTACGCTGCTGGCCGCCGGGCCGGGCTTCGCCGCCGACCAGCCGGTGCACACGGTGCGCCGGACCCGCGTCACGCAGGGGCAGGTCGTCGCGGCCGAGCTGCTGTACGTGCCCGCCGGATCCGTGCCGGGCCTCTCCGCCATCGACGCTCCGGCCGGCCCTGCGCGGGCCCGGGCGGTGCTGCGGGAGCTCCAGCGGCTCACCCTCGACGGGCAGGACCGCTCGGTGGAACTCGGCTCCGCCCGCGCCGACGACGCCAAGGAGCTGGACCGGCTGCCCGGTGCCCCCGTGCTGCTGGTGACCACCCGCTACTTCACCGCCGAGGGCACGGCCGCCGTCTCGGTGGCCACCTACCGCGCGGACACCTGCCGCCTGACCTTCGGGGACGCCGGAGTCGAAATCGCGGACACCTGCGCCGCCTCCTGA
- a CDS encoding alkaline phosphatase D family protein, translating to MAPTPHTRRSLLGSSLAVPAGLALSGALAAPAFAAARKAPALALSGRPSALWGTQSGEVTAHSATVWTRSDRPARMYVETSPSESFRYGVRRHDGPFLGPGTDFTGTTSLRDLPPGRQIRYRVLLADPADPRRTSEPVRGTFRTTPVSRRDDVRFLWSGDLAGQGWGINPDLGGYRVFEEMRLRDPDFFLFSGDTIYADGPIQASVTRPDGSVWRNVTTAEKDKVAETLAEFRGNFRYNLLDHNLRQFNAQVPVLAQWDDHEVRNNWYPGQLIEDPRYTVKDVDTLSGRARQAFGEYFPVTDLRGGRAEGRMYRVMRYGPLLDVFVLDMRTYRDANSPGTQTEDPIGILGAEQLAWLKRELSRSRATWKVIAADMPLGIVVPDGAANFEAVAQGDPGAPLGRELQIAELLRHIKHQRITGTLWLTADVHYTAANHYAPERAAFTDFAPFWEFVSGPIGAGGFPAGRLDATFGPRTAYVQSAPIANMSPAENPPYYGEVSIDGGSGELTVRLRRQGGGVLFTTTLQPGRVGQS from the coding sequence ATGGCACCCACGCCGCACACCCGACGGTCCCTGCTCGGCAGTTCACTCGCCGTCCCGGCCGGCCTCGCCCTGTCCGGCGCGCTCGCCGCACCGGCGTTCGCCGCCGCCCGCAAGGCACCGGCCCTCGCCCTGTCCGGTCGGCCGAGCGCGCTCTGGGGCACCCAGTCCGGCGAGGTCACCGCCCACTCCGCGACCGTCTGGACGCGCTCCGACCGCCCCGCCCGGATGTACGTCGAGACGTCCCCGAGCGAATCGTTCCGCTACGGCGTGCGCCGCCACGACGGCCCCTTCCTCGGGCCCGGCACCGACTTCACCGGCACCACCTCGCTGCGCGACCTGCCTCCCGGACGCCAGATCCGCTACCGCGTGCTGCTCGCCGACCCCGCCGACCCGCGCCGCACGAGCGAGCCGGTCCGCGGCACCTTCCGCACCACACCCGTCTCACGCCGCGACGACGTGCGCTTCCTGTGGTCCGGGGACCTCGCCGGCCAGGGCTGGGGCATCAATCCCGACCTCGGCGGGTACCGGGTCTTCGAGGAGATGCGGCTGCGCGACCCGGACTTCTTCCTGTTCAGCGGTGACACCATCTACGCGGACGGCCCGATCCAGGCCTCCGTCACCCGCCCCGACGGCAGTGTGTGGCGCAACGTCACCACCGCGGAGAAGGACAAGGTCGCCGAGACACTGGCCGAGTTCCGCGGGAACTTCCGCTACAACCTGCTCGATCACAACCTCAGGCAGTTCAACGCCCAGGTGCCGGTGCTCGCCCAGTGGGACGACCACGAGGTGCGCAACAACTGGTACCCGGGCCAGCTCATCGAGGACCCCCGCTACACCGTCAAGGACGTCGACACCCTCTCCGGGCGGGCCCGGCAGGCCTTCGGTGAGTACTTCCCCGTCACCGACCTGCGCGGCGGCCGCGCCGAGGGCCGGATGTACCGGGTGATGCGGTACGGCCCGCTGCTCGACGTGTTCGTCCTGGACATGCGCACGTACCGTGACGCCAACTCCCCCGGCACGCAGACCGAGGATCCCATCGGCATCCTCGGTGCGGAGCAGCTGGCCTGGCTCAAGCGCGAGCTGTCCCGCTCCCGCGCCACTTGGAAGGTCATCGCCGCCGACATGCCGCTGGGCATCGTCGTCCCCGACGGCGCCGCGAACTTCGAGGCGGTCGCGCAGGGCGATCCGGGCGCACCGCTCGGGCGTGAGCTCCAGATCGCCGAACTCCTGCGCCACATCAAGCACCAGCGCATCACCGGCACCCTGTGGCTCACCGCCGACGTCCACTACACGGCCGCGAACCACTACGCGCCGGAGCGGGCCGCATTCACCGACTTCGCGCCGTTCTGGGAGTTCGTCTCGGGCCCCATCGGCGCCGGCGGCTTCCCGGCCGGCCGGCTCGACGCCACCTTCGGCCCGCGGACGGCGTACGTCCAGTCCGCGCCTATCGCCAACATGTCGCCGGCGGAGAACCCCCCGTATTACGGAGAGGTGTCGATCGACGGGGGCAGCGGCGAGCTCACCGTCCGCTTGCGCCGCCAGGGAGGCGGCGTACTCTTCACCACGACCCTCCAGCCGGGGCGCGTGGGACAGTCGTAG
- a CDS encoding HEAT repeat domain-containing protein yields the protein MTGAGGTRDGTERTALRGVLNEWDARLDACAGRGPGARGRFEDLVEQLRTPAAAFLRPELEQRLARYAHAGDSLVRDLLAHILAGACGKEALPALLCAMASDRNGDGETLQLDVLDLFDAWPETSLELVLEYIASDDPGKRLVGLWGVSVIDFGGTKYFALIADAASDPEPRVRAEVMSTLGTVFGTGDPTRARALLSAGTDDAAPEVRSAAVQALHSSRDDAVTHILVARAGDVDPRVRYAAAWSLARRPASEARAALGRLTADVDADVRDAARKVLGSPTSSL from the coding sequence ATGACCGGGGCTGGTGGGACACGGGACGGGACGGAGCGCACGGCGCTGCGAGGTGTACTGAACGAGTGGGACGCGCGGCTCGACGCGTGCGCCGGGCGCGGGCCGGGAGCGCGCGGCCGGTTCGAGGACCTGGTGGAGCAGTTGCGTACACCCGCCGCCGCGTTCCTGCGGCCGGAGCTGGAACAACGGCTTGCCCGTTACGCCCACGCGGGCGACTCTCTCGTCCGCGACCTCCTGGCCCACATCCTGGCGGGCGCCTGCGGGAAAGAGGCCCTACCTGCCCTGCTGTGCGCAATGGCGAGTGATCGCAACGGCGACGGGGAAACGTTGCAGCTCGACGTCCTCGACCTGTTCGATGCCTGGCCGGAGACGTCGCTCGAACTGGTCCTGGAGTACATCGCCTCGGACGACCCCGGCAAGCGGCTGGTCGGTCTCTGGGGCGTGAGCGTCATCGACTTCGGCGGGACCAAGTACTTCGCCTTGATCGCTGACGCGGCTTCAGACCCCGAACCGCGCGTGCGCGCCGAAGTGATGAGTACCCTCGGCACCGTCTTCGGCACGGGTGATCCCACACGGGCCCGAGCTCTCTTGAGCGCCGGCACAGATGATGCTGCGCCCGAGGTCAGGAGCGCAGCCGTACAAGCCCTCCACTCCTCGCGCGACGACGCGGTCACCCACATCCTGGTGGCCCGTGCCGGCGACGTCGACCCCAGGGTCCGGTACGCGGCTGCGTGGTCGCTGGCTCGGAGACCGGCCTCCGAGGCTCGCGCCGCGCTCGGACGACTCACGGCGGACGTGGACGCGGACGTACGCGATGCCGCGCGCAAGGTCCTTGGTTCGCCGACCAGTTCCCTCTGA
- a CDS encoding ROK family transcriptional regulator codes for MGQLTGGDPSLLRRINSAVVLRALRAAGSPTLTDLTRVTGLSRPTVEGVVEGLIGAGLVVEADAEEGARRQGRPARRFRFRAEAGHLLGIEIGSHRVAVLLSGLDGRVIGAGTKDVAETASADERLERVRAAVADLLRRAGVPRDSLRAVGVGSPGIVEADGTVRLGTALPGWTGLPLGDRLRRSFRCPVQVENDANAAAVAEHWKGAARDTDDMVFVMAGLSPGAGSLIGGRLHRGFGGAAGEIGALHLLGREATPERLLSTTGEPLHPLDEPAVAEVFAMARRGDPRAVAAVERFLQRLVHDVAALVLAMDPELVVVGGWAAGIDGVLEPLRRELERYCLRPPKVALSLLGEAAVATGALRLALDHVEEELFAVEKTVTARRR; via the coding sequence TTGGGGCAGCTGACCGGCGGGGATCCCTCTCTGCTCCGGCGCATCAATTCGGCCGTGGTGCTGCGCGCCCTGCGGGCGGCCGGGTCGCCGACCCTCACCGACCTCACCCGGGTGACCGGCCTGTCGCGGCCGACCGTCGAGGGAGTCGTCGAAGGGCTGATCGGGGCCGGGCTCGTCGTCGAGGCAGACGCCGAGGAGGGTGCGCGGCGGCAGGGCCGACCGGCCAGGAGGTTCCGCTTCCGGGCCGAGGCGGGTCACCTGCTGGGCATCGAGATCGGCTCCCACCGGGTCGCCGTGCTGCTGTCCGGACTGGACGGGCGGGTGATCGGCGCGGGTACCAAGGACGTCGCCGAGACGGCTTCGGCCGACGAGCGGCTGGAGCGGGTCCGAGCGGCGGTGGCCGACCTGCTGCGGCGTGCGGGCGTACCCCGGGACTCGCTGCGTGCGGTGGGTGTCGGCAGCCCCGGCATCGTGGAGGCGGACGGCACGGTCCGCCTCGGGACGGCGCTGCCCGGCTGGACGGGGCTGCCGCTCGGGGACCGGCTGCGGCGCTCGTTCCGCTGTCCGGTGCAGGTGGAGAACGACGCCAACGCCGCGGCGGTCGCCGAGCACTGGAAGGGCGCCGCACGGGACACCGACGACATGGTCTTCGTGATGGCGGGCCTCAGCCCCGGCGCGGGCTCCTTGATCGGCGGTCGGCTGCACCGCGGGTTCGGCGGGGCGGCCGGTGAGATCGGTGCGCTGCACCTGCTGGGACGGGAGGCCACGCCGGAGAGGCTGCTGTCGACCACCGGTGAGCCGCTGCACCCGCTGGACGAGCCTGCGGTCGCCGAGGTGTTCGCGATGGCCAGGCGGGGGGACCCGCGTGCGGTGGCCGCTGTGGAGCGCTTCCTGCAACGGCTGGTGCACGACGTGGCGGCGCTGGTCCTGGCGATGGACCCGGAGCTGGTGGTGGTCGGCGGCTGGGCGGCCGGCATCGACGGCGTCCTCGAACCGCTACGCCGCGAGCTGGAACGGTATTGCCTGCGGCCGCCGAAGGTTGCGCTGTCGCTGCTCGGCGAGGCGGCGGTGGCCACGGGAGCGCTGCGGCTCGCGCTGGACCACGTGGAAGAGGAGCTGTTCGCGGTGGAGAAGACGGTAACGGCCCGCCGCCGCTGA
- a CDS encoding DUF885 domain-containing protein, protein MSDTLHSDSATRLPRQVADAYVDDLIALNPVIGTYLGVTASSGKLPDYSPAGRAAVADLARATLARLDAAERLPGADSEAERRCGRLLRERLTAELAVYEADEDLCTVSNIHSPAHEVREVFTLTPAETDEDWAAIAQRLRAVPEAFAGYRESLALGLERGLYAGPRATATFVGQLTTWAGQDTDGERDFFGDFVTAGPETRRAELDKAAAGATAAVMELRDWMRDVYAPSVEGRPDTVGRERYARWARYFNGADLDLDEAYAYGWAEFHRLLAEMKAEAAKILPGAGPWEALKHLDEHGTHIEGVEEVQAWLQGIMDEAIENLDGTHFELAERVKKVESMIAPSGGAAAPYYTSPSEDFSRPGRTWLPTMGQTRFPVYDLVSTWYHEGVPGHHLQLAQWTHVADRLSRYQASVGMVSANSEGWALYAERLMDELGYLRDAEQRLGYLDCQMMRAARVIVDIGMHLGLEIPADSPFHPGERWTVELAQEFFGLHSGRPADFIESELTRYLSMPGQAIGYKLGERAWLLGRDNARAAHGDSFDLKAWHMAALSQGSLGLDALVEELSRL, encoded by the coding sequence ATGTCAGACACCCTCCACAGTGACAGCGCCACCAGGCTTCCCCGCCAGGTCGCAGACGCGTACGTAGACGACCTGATCGCCCTCAACCCGGTCATCGGCACCTACCTCGGGGTCACCGCCAGCTCCGGCAAGCTCCCGGACTACTCCCCGGCCGGCCGCGCGGCCGTCGCCGACCTCGCCCGCGCCACCCTCGCGCGGCTCGACGCCGCCGAGCGGCTGCCCGGCGCGGACTCCGAAGCCGAGCGGCGCTGCGGCCGCCTGCTGCGCGAGCGCCTGACGGCGGAGCTCGCCGTATACGAGGCCGACGAGGACCTGTGCACGGTCAGCAACATCCACTCCCCGGCGCACGAGGTCCGCGAGGTCTTCACCCTGACCCCGGCCGAGACCGACGAGGACTGGGCCGCGATCGCCCAGCGCCTGCGCGCGGTTCCCGAGGCCTTCGCCGGCTACCGCGAGAGCCTGGCGCTCGGCCTGGAGCGCGGTCTGTACGCCGGCCCCCGCGCGACCGCCACCTTCGTCGGCCAGCTCACCACCTGGGCGGGCCAGGACACCGACGGCGAGCGGGACTTCTTCGGTGACTTCGTCACCGCCGGCCCCGAGACCCGGCGCGCCGAGCTGGACAAGGCCGCGGCCGGGGCCACCGCCGCCGTCATGGAGCTGCGCGACTGGATGCGCGACGTGTACGCCCCGTCCGTGGAGGGCCGCCCGGACACCGTGGGCCGCGAGCGCTACGCCCGCTGGGCGCGCTACTTCAACGGCGCCGACCTGGACCTGGACGAGGCCTACGCGTACGGCTGGGCGGAGTTCCACCGGTTGCTGGCCGAGATGAAGGCGGAGGCGGCCAAGATCCTTCCGGGCGCCGGCCCCTGGGAGGCCCTCAAGCACCTCGACGAGCACGGCACCCACATCGAGGGCGTCGAGGAGGTGCAGGCCTGGCTCCAGGGCATCATGGACGAGGCCATCGAGAACCTCGACGGAACCCACTTCGAACTCGCCGAGCGGGTCAAGAAGGTGGAGTCCATGATCGCCCCTTCGGGCGGCGCGGCGGCTCCGTACTACACCAGCCCCTCCGAGGACTTCTCGCGCCCGGGACGCACCTGGCTGCCGACCATGGGCCAGACCCGGTTCCCGGTGTACGACCTGGTCTCCACCTGGTACCACGAGGGGGTTCCGGGCCACCACCTCCAGCTCGCCCAGTGGACGCACGTGGCGGACCGGCTCTCCCGCTACCAGGCGAGCGTCGGCATGGTCAGCGCGAACAGCGAGGGCTGGGCCCTGTACGCGGAGCGGCTGATGGACGAACTCGGCTACCTGCGGGACGCCGAGCAGCGGCTGGGTTACCTGGACTGCCAGATGATGCGCGCCGCGCGGGTCATCGTGGACATCGGCATGCACCTGGGCCTGGAGATCCCGGCGGACTCGCCGTTCCACCCGGGCGAGCGCTGGACGGTGGAGCTGGCGCAGGAGTTCTTCGGCCTGCACAGCGGCCGGCCGGCGGACTTCATCGAGAGCGAGCTGACGCGCTACCTGTCGATGCCGGGGCAGGCGATCGGCTACAAGCTGGGCGAGCGTGCCTGGCTGCTGGGCCGGGACAACGCGCGCGCCGCGCACGGCGACTCCTTCGACCTGAAGGCGTGGCACATGGCGGCGCTGTCGCAGGGCTCGCTCGGCCTGGACGCGCTGGTGGAGGAGCTGTCGAGGCTCTGA
- a CDS encoding EF-Tu/IF-2/RF-3 family GTPase — protein MPVEDVFCLKQGRVVMATGRIARGRVRKGDAVEIIGSGGGATALIADIERNRVSIGEARAEMNVGVLLRGIAAAAVERGQVLAAPGSVSAHTGFTADITLLSEEQGGAEVVSGARLLFHARTAAVLGTVTLPEGADTVRPLHGAEVTVVLDEPVALEEGQPFAFRHHGRAAGSGTVIQLSR, from the coding sequence ATGCCCGTCGAAGACGTCTTCTGCCTGAAACAGGGCAGGGTGGTCATGGCGACGGGTCGGATCGCACGCGGCCGGGTACGCAAGGGCGACGCGGTGGAGATCATCGGCTCGGGTGGCGGCGCGACCGCTCTCATCGCGGACATCGAACGGAACCGGGTGTCCATCGGGGAGGCACGGGCGGAGATGAACGTGGGGGTGCTGCTCCGTGGCATTGCCGCGGCCGCGGTCGAACGGGGACAGGTGCTCGCGGCACCAGGATCGGTCAGCGCCCATACCGGCTTCACTGCCGACATCACCTTGCTGTCCGAGGAGCAGGGCGGTGCGGAGGTCGTCTCCGGCGCTCGCCTCCTTTTCCACGCCCGCACGGCCGCAGTTCTGGGCACGGTCACACTGCCCGAGGGTGCCGACACGGTCCGGCCGCTTCACGGAGCCGAGGTGACAGTGGTGCTCGATGAGCCTGTCGCGCTGGAGGAGGGCCAGCCCTTCGCGTTCCGTCATCACGGTCGTGCCGCCGGATCCGGCACCGTCATCCAACTCTCGCGTTGA